The nucleotide window TAGATTATTATGACAATTTACGATAtaataaattcaacaaaaaaatagcaTATAATTTCCATATATGTGAGACTTGATTACAGTTAGAAATGAGCAATATGCGCTGGAATGCGTCACGAGCATGAAATCATGAAACTGAACACTCCTTATAATGCAGAGATTAGTGATAACACATACCGGCTTTATGCGCTTTCAAGTCACAGGAAACTTGAAGAACGCCGTAATAGTTGAAAAGAGAAaagtcataaaattttaaacataaaaattaaaatttaagtgcTAGTTGTGAGAATACCCCACACAAAACGCGCTATATACTATTTCTTATATGCACTAGTTGCGTGAGCACATTGGCGATTAGATATGACTCATATCCACTCTTAAGCACTCACATTTTATGTATTAAAACTGTGTATTACTTTACCCCCACAGAAATCCAGCAATGACAACACCATGTGCGCGCTGCTGATAATAAACAACCACATGGCCAGTTGGCGCTTGGCTTGGCAAGTGGCGCAAATTTTTACGCTCTCGCAGAGAAGACGCGCCAAAGCGTTTCACTATTTCCACGCGGGGGTGGAAAATATGCGTATAAAAGCTGGTGGTTACCGGCTAAATAGCCATGCATGATATAATAATGGAAAATTGGCACAAAAAAGGGTACTCTGTGCTCTTCGAAAAATCACTCAAGAGAGCAGATAAGAAAACAAGtcatttacttaaaataaaattggagcTCATAAAGTACTGATATCGCATGATACGGTTTAGATAAGACAAGGCGCGCCGTTGTGGGAATCCATACAAATTGTGCAGGTGTTAAGGCAGTAATTAGAGTTGTTTTTGAACTCGttaataagtaaaattttcTTGTGCTTTGACCTGATTTTGAGGCGAGAAAGCATGGTTAAGCTTACAGCTGTTCAAAGTGATTGaagataatataatttttttggtatttcttTGGGAGATATGACTGTTGAACAGTACTCTCGTTAGAACAGAGAATTTCAATGTGACGACcttataaatatgatattttacCAAGGTATTTAAACTATTAATTAAGATTATTGCAGAAGtaaatgattttttgatttattaaatacGATTAGAGAACACTTTGAAACAGTTCTTTTGATTCCTAAAATTCAATAGCAACAATATAGTCTAGTTAGTCCATCAATTAAGGAACAAaccttcaaatttatttaattcattattattattattattttcattttattttttatactattttttattagttttattattattattttttttaataataattttttattatttttattatttggtatTTCTTCTATTTTAGTAGTACACACTTAAACTGCAACACATTAAATTTTCCttttcataataattataaattctccTTTATTATGTATTAGTGTTTCACCACACCCGGCACTTTCGCACagtcaattataattttaaattttattaaaaaaaaacttttcaacTGTATCCTTggttaatgaattattaatttcttgACTCACGAGGCTTCACTTGACCGCTGCCTGCCTTATGTCACTTAAGAATATCActgcagtatatatgtatgtactacacGAAATGCATGGATCACAACAATTTATGCGTTCTGTTCAGCTAGACTTTGTCGCGTCGCAAATTCAAATGCCGCAATGGAATACGCGCCTCGCGCCATGTAAATCACAACTGGCAGCTAACAATCTGCGACTTTATCAGCACTGACGCCAATGTTTTGTGTTTAGTAACGAAacgccaaacacacacacacacacacacataaatatgcgcatttataattgtttttattgtatttgttaaagACACACAGCAATTTCGCAAATATCATATATCGAAGTATTTTAATGCTTTCACATTATTAGTTTAGTTTTGTTAATCCCTTCACCAgtgcgacacacacacacatagatatgtacatatatggatgcATCGTATGATAAGTACCAAATTGTGTTAAATATTTACAGACATTTGAGAAATCAATATCCGTATGTACACCAATGAATGTAACGGCAAATATAAAAGCTCACTGTAAACTGCATTaggtaaatatttaagaaaacttAGGGTGtcgtaaaatatttagaaatgcaTGTGAAGGCGGTTACATATATAGGCTATAGCCGCAATATGAGTGAAAGTGTGCACCGGAAATTGGTACTGCATGTAAATTCGAAATTAGCgaagaaaactttaaattttaacggaaaaaaattaacgattttttaacacaaaaaaaataaaaaaataaataaacaaaataaaaaaaatatgaaaaataaaataaaaaaaaattaaataaaataaaataaattaaattaaaataaataaaattaaaataaaactaaattcaattaaattaaattaaattaaattaaattaaattaaataaattaaatgaaaataaaataaaataaaaaataaaataaaataaaataaattataataaaatagataaaaataaaataaaattaaattaaattaaaataaaataaattaaaataaaataaaaaaattaaattaaattaaaataaaataaaatacaataaaaaataaaataacataaaataaaataaaaaaataaaaaaaaataaaaaaacgaaataaaataaaataaaataaaaaaattaaattaaattaaattaaaataaaataaaataagataaaataaaaaaaaataaaataaaataaaaaaattaaattaaattaaatataaaaaaataaaataaaataaaaaaataaaaataaaatacaataaaataaaaataaaataaaataaaaaaaaataaaataaaatgaaataaaaaaattaaattaaaataaaataaaaaagttaaattaaattaaattaaaataaaataagataaaataaaataaaatataataaaataaaataaaataaaaaaaaaaaataaaataaaataaagtaaaataaaatataataaaatagtataaaatgaaatgaaatgaaatgaaataaaataaaataaaaaaataataataaaatacaataaaataaaataaaataaaatgaaataaaataacataaaataaaataaaaaaataaaaaaaataaaaattaaataaagtaaaaatcaaaataaaataaaataaaataaaatgaaataaaatatcataaaataaaataaaaaaaataaaataaaataaaataaaaaaataaaaataaaataaaataaaataaaataaaaaaataaaataaaatgaaataaaataacataaaataaaataaaaaaataaaaataaaataaaataaaataaaaaaaataaaataaaaaaataaaaataaaataaaaaaaaaatttaattaaattgaatttaaaaaaattaaaataaaataaaataaaataaaataatacaaaataaaataaaaaaataaaataaaataaaatatatatatattttaataaaataaaaggagtaacatattcatatacacacatataatatataaggtaTTTCCCGCGTTCGTATAGCGCACACACAAACCACTTTCGATTTCAAACGTATTTGTCGAATTTTACTTTTTGTGGTCTGTATgtacacacgtacatatgtatgtatgtattcacatttgcatatatgtatctgtgtcATGTCAGGTTTGTGCGAAAAACGCTCTGTGTTGATTATCAAATTTGCACAGCACTTGAAGGTGCAATGCTCGTTGCCGATtttccaacaaaaacaattactgaaacacaaatatttgccaAACGCGGCATAagttttccatttttgttttaCTGTTAAAAATCTGTTAagcaaaaaagcagaaaaaacacGTTAACATCGTGATTAACATGTTATTTATCCATTAACAATGTTTAGACAAAGCGGCAACAGGCGAATTTCCGCGGCACACCCTATAACAGTTTAATAGTAGTACAACTCAGATATAGCACAAATGTGTAAGTGTATGTGCGTATATGTGAGTTTTACAAAGCTATTAGCTGCGGAGTAATTAATTTGCGCACGAAATGATTTTAAAGAAAActacttttatataaataaaccaaCAACGCAACCTTTTTGgttatttaatcatttttatcaatttttgtatacatacatacatacatacacacattatctgataagaaatttaaatttcaatataataaagcCCGTTAAAACCTATGAACAACCGCAGACTGCTCATTTTGTGCATGTGCAACCCTGCGTTACAGCTGTGCTTATGAAACACAGCCAGCGAAATACACATGTGTGATTTATCgtgttttgtttataaaataatttttgtgcaGCAAGCGTATTCCTtttaaaactgtataaatatgGCTGAGGAGGTACAAAAGACATGGACCGATGAAGAGCGTTTAGCTTTGGCTGCACAACTGGATGAAGAATTGGATGCATTCATTGATAGTTTGGAGAGAAAACGCTATGAAGAAGGATGGCCAGAGGATCGGTGGCAAGAAGTATGTAATATAAAATGTGTAGTGTTACAGaaaggtaaacaaataaatatgtatgtactgtgcATAGGAAATGGACAAGCATCCGTTCTTTATGAAGAAAGCACCGCAACCGGGTGACGATGTGCATCCCATGTTCGAGGGTCTGCAAAAGTTAAAATACGATCCAGAGGAGAACACAGCAGAGGAACTTGCACTCAATTATAAGGAGGATGGCAACTTTTATATGAAGCATAAGAAATTTCGCACGGCAATATATAGTTTCTCAGAGGGATTAAAAGCTAAATGCGAGAAACCGGAAGTAAAATCAGTGCTGTACAATAATCGCTCAGCTGCACATTTCTTTCTGAAAAATTACCGGTGAGACGtgttaaaacataaattaaacgcAGCTTACAACTTCTTTTGTTTATAGTTCTGCACTTAGCGATGCACAAAAGGCACTGGAATATAATGCGGATTATAACAAATCACGCTGGCGCGCGGCACAATGTGCCTTTATTTTGGACAAATTCGAGTTATGCGCACAATTATGCGAAGAGATACTGGAACGGGATAGAGATAATAACGAAGCTcgtgatttattaaaaaagaataaaacaaaaaaggttgTAGACCCCAAAAAATGTGCAACTCAAACATATACAACTTTTATTTATCTATCTTTACAGCTGGAAATCGAACGAAATCAACGCAAAGAAGCTGCAGAGGAAAAGAAACGAATTGTCAGCTTTCAACGGCTAACTGAAGCGTTAAAGTCACGCAGCATTAAATTCGATgatcagaaaaataataaaccgATAACGGAAGAATTATTGAGGCCAAAGTTTCTGCCATTGGAAGATCATCCCGTGCATTTGGACACTGACAATGAGACGCTTGTATGGCCAACAGCCTTTTCATATCCAGAATTTTTATTTAGCGATTTCCAACAACAACTTTCAGAGGATGTGGTGTAAGTACATCATACATAAGTATGAATATTATATAGTTACACAATACCCCTCTTTCAGTATGGAAGATTGCATCAACGACATGTTCAAAGAGCCACTGCCATGTGACAAATCCAATAGCTATCGACCTGGTAATTTAAATATCTACTACGAGAATCGTAAAGTGGGTTGCGTGCATAAAGTGGatttgaataaaactataaaagagATACTAAACGAAAAAGGGTATGTTGTGTGGAGTGTAATCGaattttcagcttttatttatacaatttatttatttaaccgtAGATTCTTCGTCACTGGAGGCTCGCTGCTATTTTACGTTGTACCGCAGAATTCTCAGATTGAACGCGAATTCGTTCATCAACAGCGAAGACCATTGATCTATGTGTAAAAGTTAATATTTGAATTGTGTGTTGAAAATATAGCGGCGGCCTTTATGTATATagcttttttaaacaataaagtaTGTACTCCTAGGTACATAAGTATATTGTGCATTTGATTAAAACGtctttatatatttgtgtacgGGTGCATATATTTGTTACATAACACATTATAgcttatacataaataaacaattcTATCTAATACATCGTtacatttaattgtaaaactctGATTGGGAAATTCCACGCCACTTCACAGGCATGCTATCTGTGATGTTGCGTATTCACAGTGAAtagttgtatacatacatatatgatatttgcacatttctatcagtttgtatttctattattattctcTATTGCTTTTCATTACGGATTACAGCAATAACATTTCAAACGCGTTTGAAAACAAcgtgtgtataaaaataatgttgaatTTTTACTTTTGTGGCAGGAATAGGTAGGATGTCATTTGTTTATGTCCACTATACAGTTATgagcattattttttttttgttcgagaTTGGTTCATATTAAGCATTATCGGTTAAAAACAGTTGgagatattttcataaaaacaaaaacctatGATAATTACGCTTACATAAATACTCAATCAAGGATTGATCTACAATGTACTAAATATACAAACTATGCCTGATttctactaaaaaaaaattgatccaTATTTGAACTTGTGTATGTTTATGTACAGACTTTGGTTTCACTACTTTCTATGTGGATAgattatttctttttgttttggaGATTCGTTAAATAATACATATCGCATATATCTATGTACAAAATATGAATGTGCGTCGTGTGcggaaaacatttaaaataaatagaatatataaaaGAGATTGTTATACAATTGAAATGCAGCAGAGCTAGAAGGAATGCAAATTAATGgaacaaaagtatttaattaaatagaaaaagagTTGATTGTAAAGATATTATTAAGTTTAGAATATGGTTTGTAAAACATGTAGTTCTATAAatctagtaaaaaaaaatacgtaAGAGATTCTGCAAATGTTTTGCCTTTTGCATacaaaataacataaaacaatataacacataaacaacaaaacaatttacGCCCACAATTGTAGGTTTCGTATCGAATGAAGGAGAATTGACTATGCTATGGTTATccaattaaaacataaaacgtCACTTAAAGCCGCCTTTCAACTTAAACTCTTAACAGTTACACAGAcaactaaaaaactaaaaactattcCTTACTTTCGACTCAACGAAATGCTAAAAATACTTTTATCTTTTGCCCTCAACCTTCTTTACCATTCAAcctgttatttgtttgttgtttaaaaATTGGGCTTTTTCGGTAATGGGGAAATTTGTAGTATCTTTGCAACAAAATTTGCCCCGCTGATGTTATGCTGGCTCCTGCTGTTGCATGACACTTATTCGAAAGTATTTCTTGAATGACAAAGTAGCTccacaaaattgaattttaacttgcaatttttttctgcaACTACTTCTTGTTCGTTGCaaaattttgctgtttttgcGCATCAGCTTTGCTATGTTTGATGCAGATGCTAGTTTTGCAGTTTGCATTACCGAAAAAACCCATTGTACTCGCCTGCTGCTGCATAAACTTTCGGGCAATGCTTCTCTGCCAAAACACCGTAAGCTACTTTGGCGCCCACTTTTATGTGCCTTTGCTTGGAGTGTTTGTTCCATACATGAGCTATGTACGAATCCCGAAGCAAATTCATGGTTTCCGTCAGGTACTGTGCTTCAAAGAAATATTCCCACTTCTTCCAAGGCACAGCATAAAAAGCTTCCCTTGGCATTATGTGGAATCCCATACACCGTTTGACATCCATCATGTCAACGTTGGTTGTCTTACAGACGTCATTCATGACACGTGTTATGACACCCGGCCCATTGTTACCCCAATTTTTTCCACTGAAATTTAACAGAAAGTCTCGTAAGCATTTTTCGGCGATTTCGTGACCAAATCCATCAGGAGCGAAATTCATTACGCCCGCTGCAAGATCCTCGCTTGACTCCGCTCCCGTATAATTTGGTGGTAGTTTTTCTAAGCTCCGCAGCACTACAACATCCATGTCAAGGTAGGTGCCACCCCAACGCCATAGCGTTAAATAGCGTAGAAAGTCGGAGAGGTGTGATAGCACATAGCTGAAAGTTTCAAATGTTAGATCCGACAACAGTTACTATTGTTTTGTAGTTACCTGGATCTAAAAAGTTTGCCGTCTTTTAACCACTGGTACATTGGTGTTCCAGCAGCATAAGTCCAAATATTCAGGTTGCGTAAGTGTACATTTGGGTAGCTAAGTATAGCTTCTATCACTGGTGGAGTATTATTGTAATCACGGTATGCGGGACTagcaaaaagcacaaaaacacTAAAACCGGGATTGTGTAATGCCGCTGATTCAATGGCGCACGCTTGCCGCGCGGAAAGTTCCACAATATTAATGGGTGCACTGCCTAAGTACTGCACCCGACTTCGTAGCTTCTCATTCGGACAACTGGTTTCATGAAAGATAATACTACGTCCACTTGCATTTGGTTTCGGTTCCGTGAGCATTATATCGTCTATAAGCTGGGGACCAATAATATTTcgtgcatatttttgttgtgctGTTGAAAGTGATGGAGACGCACCAAAGCTATTCATAAAACAATAGCGTATGTCTGTTTGATTCATATCAGAACCATAAAGCAGACACcaaattataacaaatagtGACAGAAGGAGTAGGAATATCCATTTCAATCTGGGTTTGGACATCATTTCTTTGGTTTTGACTTTAGAAGTAAATTAAAGGTTTGAGATTCAAAGataatagaaaatatgtaattcgttttttgttttaaaagtacATTTAAGTTCCGAGATTCGAAGACTATAGAAAATGTGTAATTTCTATAACATGTTTTATTTAagcgaaattttatttgttccTTTGCTACCGGCCAGAACTATGAAGAAGTCTCTTTCAGGAGCTCCACATCTTTATTTAATATCGATATTATCACAACCTCAcccacatttaaattaaatcaattaatacaaaatatataagtttTCTTATCgctgtaatatttatattattgtacTTTTGAGAACCTTGAAATTTTCAGGGatgctttttttattattgaaaggCACTATATTACAATTAATTCCGTATCAGTGattccatatattttattatcatttgttgtattttttagaaaaaaaactcaaactaataggtttctaaaatatttaacattttttgtacaaaatagtttaaatataatattttcataaatttaaactGATACTTTTCAGCAATTACAACACACCTGCACTTGAATAATCTGCTCACAGATGAGTTTTTGTAAATCGTAATCACTGTGCAGTCAACTGCACAAAATGCAACACTGCTCGACGCTTTCAAATGTCAAATGAGCATTTTCTCGAGCCGGGGATTGTAATAAAAAGCAAGTTTTCcatgagttttttttataatgtaaacaattACGAGAATAAAAGCAAGTAATCGAAGTTTCAACTATATACCGTGACTATATAATTTGAGTGTTAAACTAGCATATTATTATAGTTCTCCCGACCAAGCTGGATTCAGCACAACGACCGTGTTTTGAGGTTAGAACAGTTTTGGTGTTGAGAGCTGAATTTGTGGCATACGTTGACAAGTTTGCGACCGGAATTTTGTCATTTCAATTGTGaagcatatttaaaaaatttgaattgtaCAAAGCAAATATATGAATGTACCTCCGGGAGCAGCGGCTGGCGCAGTTCCGCCACCAATGGGTATGCCGCCAATGTTCAATATACCGCCACCAGGATTTGGAGGGCCACCTCCTCCAGAGCTGGCGGCAGCATTCGGCGGTATACCCCCTAATTCTGAATGGACAGAGCATAAGGCTCCCGATGGACGGCCttattattataacaacaatactaaGCAAAGCTCATGGGAGAAACCAGAAGCACTGATGACACCAGCCGAACGATTAACTCACCAATGCCCTTGGAAGGAGTATCGTTCAGATGCGGGTAAAGTGTATTATCACAATGTTAACACAAAGGAATCGAGATGGGAACCGCCGCCAGAATTCTTAGAAATGCAAGCAAAAGTTAAAGCCGAAGAGtaagcttttataaattttttaatgtttgtttTAAAGCTAATATCGATATTTTATAATGTTAtagagctgctgctgctgccaaagCCGTTGCTGCGATGACATCTTCCAGTTTGGCAGGAATGGTGCCACCAGCTGCTCTAGCTAGTATACTTCCGGCAACTCTCCCCACCGTGGTAAATATAGCTACACCTGATATTCGTTCACCTATGACCCCAGGCAGTAATGAAAATTCTTCATCCGCCCTTGATCAAGCCATGGCTGCCACATTAGCTTCAATCGAAATGCCACAAGCTGGGAAGGAAGAGAAGGAAAACAGTAATTGGAGAATAATATTCAAGTTAAAGTAAAGACAATaattattgatttgttattacAGATAAGAAAGAATCCCCTTCGGAAGAACCCAAAATAGTATTTAAAGATAAGAAAGAAGCAATTGAAGCCTTTAAAGATTTACTGCGGGAAAAAAATGTACCCTCAAATGCTAACTGGGACCAGtgtgtaaaaattatttccaaGGATTCACGTTATAGTTCATTTAAAAACTTGAATGAAAAGAAACAAACGTTTAAcgcatataaaacacaaaaactaaAAGATGAACGCGAAGAGTCGCGTTTGCGCGCTAAAAAGGCCAAGGAAGACCTCGAACGTTTTCTTATGTCTACTGATAAAATGAACTCGCAAACGAAATATTACAAATGCGAAGAGTTATTTGCGTCCAATAAAACATGGACTAGTGTGCCAGAACAAGATCGTCGGGACATTTATGACGACTGTATCTTCAATCTGGCTAAGAGGGAAAGGGAAGAATCGCGTTTACTAAAGAAACGTAATATGAAAGTACTTGGTGAGTTACTCGAGTCGATGACGACAATCACTTTCGAAAGTACATGGGCACAGGCACAACTAATGTTGCTGCAAAATGCTGCCTTCAAGAACGATGTTAATCTGCTAGGCATGGACAAAGAGGATGCGCTCATAGTTTTCGAGGATCACATACGTTCATTGGAAAAAGAAGAGGAGGAGGAACGTGAACGCGAAAAGAAACGTCTCAAGCGACAACAGCGTAAAAATCGTGATTCCTTTTTATCCTTATTAGATGCACAACATGAAGCTGGAAAACTAACGTCAATGTCTCTCTGGGTAGAGCTATATCCAAT belongs to Zeugodacus cucurbitae isolate PBARC_wt_2022May chromosome 6, idZeuCucr1.2, whole genome shotgun sequence and includes:
- the LOC105215611 gene encoding DNA polymerase interacting tetratricopeptide repeat-containing, protein of 47 kDa — encoded protein: MAEEVQKTWTDEERLALAAQLDEELDAFIDSLERKRYEEGWPEDRWQEEMDKHPFFMKKAPQPGDDVHPMFEGLQKLKYDPEENTAEELALNYKEDGNFYMKHKKFRTAIYSFSEGLKAKCEKPEVKSVLYNNRSAAHFFLKNYRSALSDAQKALEYNADYNKSRWRAAQCAFILDKFELCAQLCEEILERDRDNNEARDLLKKNKTKKLEIERNQRKEAAEEKKRIVSFQRLTEALKSRSIKFDDQKNNKPITEELLRPKFLPLEDHPVHLDTDNETLVWPTAFSYPEFLFSDFQQQLSEDVVMEDCINDMFKEPLPCDKSNSYRPGNLNIYYENRKVGCVHKVDLNKTIKEILNEKGFFVTGGSLLFYVVPQNSQIEREFVHQQRRPLIYV
- the LOC105215612 gene encoding lactosylceramide 4-alpha-galactosyltransferase codes for the protein MMSKPRLKWIFLLLLSLFVIIWCLLYGSDMNQTDIRYCFMNSFGASPSLSTAQQKYARNIIGPQLIDDIMLTEPKPNASGRSIIFHETSCPNEKLRSRVQYLGSAPINIVELSARQACAIESAALHNPGFSVFVLFASPAYRDYNNTPPVIEAILSYPNVHLRNLNIWTYAAGTPMYQWLKDGKLFRSSYVLSHLSDFLRYLTLWRWGGTYLDMDVVVLRSLEKLPPNYTGAESSEDLAAGVMNFAPDGFGHEIAEKCLRDFLLNFSGKNWGNNGPGVITRVMNDVCKTTNVDMMDVKRCMGFHIMPREAFYAVPWKKWEYFFEAQYLTETMNLLRDSYIAHVWNKHSKQRHIKVGAKVAYGVLAEKHCPKVYAAAGEYNGFFR
- the Prpf40b_0 gene encoding pre-mRNA-processing factor 40 homolog A translates to MNVPPGAAAGAVPPPMGMPPMFNIPPPGFGGPPPPELAAAFGGIPPNSEWTEHKAPDGRPYYYNNNTKQSSWEKPEALMTPAERLTHQCPWKEYRSDAGKVYYHNVNTKESRWEPPPEFLEMQAKVKAEEAAAAAKAVAAMTSSSLAGMVPPAALASILPATLPTVVNIATPDIRSPMTPGSNENSSSALDQAMAATLASIEMPQAGKEEKENNKKESPSEEPKIVFKDKKEAIEAFKDLLREKNVPSNANWDQCVKIISKDSRYSSFKNLNEKKQTFNAYKTQKLKDEREESRLRAKKAKEDLERFLMSTDKMNSQTKYYKCEELFASNKTWTSVPEQDRRDIYDDCIFNLAKREREESRLLKKRNMKVLGELLESMTTITFESTWAQAQLMLLQNAAFKNDVNLLGMDKEDALIVFEDHIRSLEKEEEEEREREKKRLKRQQRKNRDSFLSLLDAQHEAGKLTSMSLWVELYPIISADLRFSAMLGQPGSTPLDLFKFYVEDLKARYHDEKKIIREILKEKQYVVQANTSFEEFATVVCEDKRSANLDAGNVKLTYNALLEKAEAVEKERLKEETRRLRKLENEIKAEWQEANISIQEPYEAAKKLVEHLEAYTIYEKDVGVKKIWDDYIKESEDACSHHHSRSRKSKKNKKHKKRMRSSSKSDIENDQDEFERAKSKKHKSHSRSRSISSSLSMESERISKKKKKRKSKKTSRASSCESERPISSPIASPSASQLEDITVTRKKKREKKSKKEKKHHRSITPISANGSNQSDVENSGTSSRNAEEQALSETELESKRAALLAQLNEQMED